A portion of the Streptomyces platensis genome contains these proteins:
- a CDS encoding FAD/NAD(P)-binding protein, protein MAADHFADHRPRPALALVGAGPRGTSVLERICASAAELAPGSRLTVHVIDPAPPGAGQVWRTAQPPELLMNTVASQVTLFTDDSVACAGPIRTGPSLYEWEGCEVGPDDYPGRALYGRYLEWFFRRTVRTAPEGVRVVTHPARAVRLAEAPDGSQSLTLDNGRTLHGLGAVVLAQGHLPAVADAEQRRLADYAAGHGLHYLPPANPADLSAALEALAPGRPVLLRGLGLNFFDHMALLTTARGGRFVRGTDGALTYLPSGREPRLYAGSRRGVPYHARGDNAKGAHGRHLPLLLTGDVIAAFRKRADSGELPDFLAEVWPLVAKEVETVYYEALLARRDAGGVPDPLFRERFRRCFLGSAHRSPEEAAALDAFGIAPGERWDWERVSRPHAERSFAGRAAFREWLLDHLRADIAHARQDNVAGPVKAALDVLRDLRNELRQIVDHGGLAGASRRDHLDRWYTPLNAFLSIGPPRRRIEEMAALIEAGVLEVVGPRMTVRPGSADGRAPGFTAHSPDVPGSTVTATALIEARLPEPDVRCTADPLLARLLAEGGGRPHTVDGYESGGLDVSPSPYHLIGADGRCHPRRFAVGVPTEGVHWVTAAGARPGVGSVTLADTDAVARAALRAAVGDADPAAGGAMSAGVTSATGGASAAGVVSGQVRRLPAKDLIWPEVELASTD, encoded by the coding sequence TTGGCCGCCGACCACTTCGCCGACCACCGCCCCCGGCCCGCCCTCGCGCTCGTCGGCGCCGGTCCGCGCGGGACGAGCGTGCTGGAGCGGATCTGCGCCTCGGCCGCCGAACTGGCCCCGGGCTCCCGGCTGACCGTCCATGTCATCGATCCCGCCCCGCCCGGCGCCGGCCAGGTGTGGCGCACCGCCCAGCCGCCCGAGCTCCTGATGAACACCGTGGCCTCGCAGGTCACCCTGTTCACCGATGACAGCGTGGCGTGCGCCGGCCCGATACGGACCGGGCCGAGCCTGTACGAGTGGGAAGGGTGCGAGGTCGGCCCGGACGACTATCCGGGGCGCGCACTGTACGGGCGCTATCTGGAGTGGTTCTTCCGCCGCACGGTGCGCACCGCACCCGAGGGCGTGAGGGTGGTGACGCACCCGGCCCGCGCGGTGCGGCTGGCCGAGGCCCCCGACGGCTCGCAGTCCCTCACCCTCGACAACGGCCGGACGCTGCACGGTCTGGGGGCGGTGGTCCTCGCCCAGGGCCATCTGCCGGCCGTCGCCGACGCGGAGCAGCGGCGGCTGGCCGACTACGCCGCCGGGCACGGGCTGCACTATCTGCCGCCCGCCAATCCCGCCGATCTCTCCGCCGCCCTGGAGGCGCTGGCGCCGGGCCGCCCGGTACTGCTGCGCGGACTCGGCCTCAACTTCTTCGATCACATGGCGCTGCTGACGACGGCCCGGGGCGGCCGGTTCGTCCGCGGCACCGACGGGGCACTGACGTATCTGCCGTCCGGCCGCGAACCCCGGCTGTACGCCGGCTCCCGGCGCGGCGTTCCGTACCACGCGCGCGGTGACAACGCGAAGGGCGCGCACGGCCGTCATCTGCCGCTGCTGCTCACCGGGGACGTGATAGCGGCCTTCCGTAAGCGCGCGGACTCCGGTGAGCTGCCCGACTTCCTGGCGGAGGTCTGGCCCCTGGTGGCCAAGGAGGTGGAGACGGTCTACTACGAGGCGCTGCTGGCGCGGCGGGACGCGGGCGGGGTGCCGGACCCCCTCTTCCGGGAGCGTTTCCGGCGGTGCTTCCTGGGCAGCGCGCACCGCAGCCCCGAAGAGGCCGCCGCCCTGGACGCTTTCGGGATCGCGCCGGGCGAGCGCTGGGACTGGGAGCGGGTCTCCCGGCCGCACGCGGAGCGGTCGTTCGCCGGCCGCGCCGCCTTCCGGGAGTGGCTGCTGGACCATTTGCGGGCGGACATCGCCCACGCCCGCCAGGACAATGTGGCCGGCCCGGTCAAGGCGGCCCTGGATGTGCTGCGGGATCTGCGCAACGAGCTGCGGCAGATCGTCGACCACGGCGGGCTGGCCGGTGCGTCGCGCCGTGACCACCTGGACCGCTGGTACACCCCGTTGAACGCCTTTCTCTCCATCGGGCCGCCGCGGCGCCGGATCGAGGAGATGGCCGCGCTGATCGAGGCCGGGGTGCTGGAGGTGGTCGGGCCCCGGATGACGGTCCGGCCCGGCTCCGCGGACGGCCGCGCGCCCGGGTTCACGGCGCACTCGCCGGACGTGCCGGGCTCGACGGTCACGGCGACGGCTCTGATCGAGGCGCGGCTGCCGGAACCGGACGTCCGGTGTACCGCGGACCCGTTGCTGGCCCGGCTGCTGGCCGAGGGCGGCGGCCGGCCGCACACCGTGGACGGCTACGAGAGCGGCGGGCTCGATGTGTCGCCGAGCCCGTACCACCTCATCGGGGCCGACGGGCGGTGTCATCCGCGGCGGTTCGCGGTCGGGGTACCGACGGAGGGGGTGCACTGGGTGACGGCTGCCGGGGCGCGTCCCGGTGTGGGGTCGGTCACGTTGGCGGACACGGATGCGGTGGCGCGGGCGGCGCTGCGGGCGGCGGTCGGGGACGCGGACCCGGCGGCGGGGGGCGCCATGAGTGCGGGCGTGACCTCGGCTACCGGCGGGGCGTCGGCGGCAGGAGTGGTTTCGGGGCAGGTTCGGCGGCTTCCAGCCAAAGATCTCATATGGCCAGAGGTTGAACTTGCAAGTACAGATTAG
- a CDS encoding DoxX family protein — protein sequence MSTPLTSFTQRSTPHALALFRIVIGLLFACHGASSLFGVLGGAMGQGGTVPTGSWPGWYAAVIQLAGGLLVMFGLGTRAAAFISSGSMAYAYFSTHQGSGLFPIQNGGEPSALYCWAFLLIFFTGPGAWALDRVFFGDRGTEAAPTAQREPSTV from the coding sequence ATGTCCACACCGCTCACCTCGTTCACCCAGAGATCCACGCCGCACGCGCTCGCGCTCTTCCGCATCGTGATCGGCCTGCTCTTCGCCTGCCACGGCGCGTCCTCGCTCTTCGGTGTCCTCGGCGGCGCCATGGGCCAGGGCGGCACCGTCCCCACCGGCAGCTGGCCGGGCTGGTACGCCGCCGTGATCCAGCTGGCCGGCGGCCTCCTGGTGATGTTCGGCCTGGGCACCCGCGCCGCCGCGTTCATCAGCTCCGGCTCGATGGCGTACGCGTACTTCTCCACGCACCAGGGTTCGGGGCTGTTCCCGATACAGAACGGCGGCGAGCCCTCCGCGCTGTACTGCTGGGCGTTCCTGCTGATCTTCTTCACCGGCCCCGGCGCCTGGGCCCTCGACCGGGTCTTCTTCGGCGACCGCGGAACGGAGGCGGCCCCGACCGCTCAGCGGGAGCCCTCCACCGTCTGA
- a CDS encoding DedA family protein, with protein sequence MLESLGSLSGTPWVYVIVSVSIVLDVFVPILPSGVLVIAAATTAAGTGTAADAVGDAGVTATVHSGAHLAEMLSLMLCAATASVLGDMVAYRLARRGGDRFDRAIGRSRRLATAQERLGTALTRGGGGIVVLARFAPAGRSVVSLGAGVAHRTVREFLPWSALAGFAWAAYSVSLGYFGGQWLGTSWMSTALSVVALFAAGSAAAFLMRRPERRTAH encoded by the coding sequence TTGCTGGAAAGCCTGGGGTCCCTCAGCGGCACCCCTTGGGTGTATGTGATCGTCAGCGTCTCGATCGTTCTCGACGTCTTCGTCCCGATCCTGCCCAGCGGGGTCCTGGTGATCGCCGCGGCCACTACGGCGGCCGGGACCGGCACGGCGGCGGACGCGGTCGGCGACGCCGGCGTCACCGCCACCGTCCACAGCGGCGCCCACCTGGCCGAAATGCTGTCCCTGATGCTGTGTGCGGCCACCGCCTCCGTGCTCGGCGACATGGTCGCCTACCGGCTCGCCCGGCGCGGCGGCGACCGCTTCGACCGTGCCATCGGCCGCTCCCGCCGGCTGGCCACGGCCCAGGAACGCCTCGGTACGGCGCTGACGCGGGGCGGTGGCGGCATCGTCGTGCTGGCCCGCTTCGCCCCCGCCGGACGCTCCGTGGTCAGTCTGGGCGCCGGTGTCGCGCACCGTACGGTCCGTGAGTTCCTCCCCTGGTCCGCGCTGGCCGGCTTCGCCTGGGCGGCCTACAGCGTGAGCCTCGGCTACTTCGGCGGGCAGTGGCTCGGCACCTCCTGGATGAGTACGGCCCTCTCCGTCGTCGCCCTCTTCGCCGCCGGATCGGCCGCCGCCTTCCTGATGCGCCGGCCGGAGCGCCGCACCGCGCACTGA
- a CDS encoding GNAT family N-acetyltransferase, with amino-acid sequence MSGIHASHGSHGAGDRGAGDPAGGPATWHPRPETAADTAAVRRIHLAAFETAGEADLVDALRRDPSAWLPVLSYVADAPDGTPAAHALLTRCHVDEVPAVALAPCAVLPEYQQRGAGDAVIRALLEAARAAGERTAIVLGHPPYYPRFGFSPAAPRFGILPPQPWPDEAFMALSLDGSTPPRGTVRYARAFGVD; translated from the coding sequence ATGAGCGGCATCCACGCATCCCACGGCTCGCACGGGGCCGGTGACCGCGGCGCCGGAGACCCTGCCGGGGGCCCCGCCACCTGGCACCCCCGCCCCGAGACCGCCGCGGACACCGCGGCCGTCCGCCGGATCCATCTCGCCGCCTTCGAGACGGCCGGGGAGGCCGATCTGGTCGACGCGCTGCGCCGCGATCCGTCGGCCTGGCTGCCGGTCCTGTCCTATGTGGCCGACGCGCCGGACGGCACCCCGGCCGCCCATGCCCTGCTGACCCGCTGTCATGTCGACGAGGTGCCCGCCGTGGCGCTCGCGCCGTGTGCGGTGCTGCCCGAGTACCAGCAGCGCGGTGCGGGCGATGCGGTGATCCGCGCGCTCCTGGAGGCGGCGCGGGCCGCCGGGGAGCGGACCGCGATCGTGCTCGGCCACCCGCCGTATTACCCGCGCTTCGGGTTCTCCCCGGCCGCCCCCCGGTTCGGCATTCTGCCGCCGCAGCCCTGGCCGGACGAGGCCTTCATGGCGCTGTCCCTGGACGGCTCCACACCCCCGCGCGGCACGGTGCGCTACGCCCGGGCCTTCGGGGTCGACTGA
- a CDS encoding methyltransferase, which translates to MNHPPVVEWTEADQPRSARWRSENGAPPPRRIVLADDRTKADDAYRLACEGTALLWRGDFHNARQLLTAMARRIDRRPRKTPPADVTQAFHLHRAAQNHRARILGMLLVPLDATFAVPLHRAPDVREACTRAYGPVEPAGAEASGTTEGADPTTTLVSLRELLALIGANEWRKKGVEIPALGGDRIHPHYGVFSPARGEYVDLVAEAPLPTEELAFDIGTGTGVLASVLARRGVRRIVATDQDPRALACARENTERLGVAGQVEVTEADLFPAGRAPLVVCNPPWVPAKPTSPVEYAVYDPGNRMLHGFLNGLADHLTPDGEGWLILSDLAEHLGLRPHAELLDAFTKAGLTVLGRLDVTPRHPRARDTSDPLHVARAAEITSLWRLGLADRTASAP; encoded by the coding sequence GTGAACCACCCGCCGGTCGTCGAATGGACCGAGGCCGACCAGCCCCGCTCCGCCCGTTGGCGCTCCGAGAACGGCGCCCCGCCACCGCGCCGCATCGTCCTCGCGGACGACCGGACCAAGGCCGACGACGCCTACCGGCTCGCCTGTGAGGGCACCGCGCTGTTGTGGCGCGGCGACTTCCACAACGCCCGCCAGCTGCTGACGGCGATGGCCCGCCGGATCGACCGGCGCCCCCGTAAGACGCCACCCGCCGATGTCACCCAGGCGTTCCATCTGCACCGTGCCGCGCAGAATCACCGTGCCCGCATCCTGGGCATGCTGCTGGTCCCGCTCGACGCGACCTTCGCCGTCCCGCTGCACCGCGCCCCGGATGTCCGCGAGGCCTGCACCCGCGCGTACGGCCCCGTCGAGCCCGCCGGCGCGGAGGCGTCCGGCACCACGGAGGGCGCGGACCCGACCACCACCCTCGTCTCGCTGCGCGAGCTCCTCGCCCTGATCGGCGCCAACGAATGGCGCAAGAAGGGCGTCGAGATCCCGGCACTCGGCGGCGACCGCATCCATCCGCACTACGGCGTCTTCTCCCCGGCCCGCGGCGAATACGTCGACCTGGTGGCCGAGGCACCGCTGCCCACCGAGGAGCTGGCGTTCGACATCGGCACCGGTACCGGCGTGCTGGCGTCGGTGCTCGCCCGGCGCGGAGTGCGCCGGATCGTGGCCACCGACCAGGATCCGCGGGCGCTGGCCTGCGCCCGCGAGAACACCGAACGCCTGGGTGTCGCCGGGCAGGTGGAGGTCACCGAGGCCGATCTGTTCCCGGCCGGCCGTGCCCCCCTGGTCGTCTGCAACCCCCCATGGGTGCCCGCGAAACCGACCTCCCCCGTGGAGTACGCGGTCTACGACCCGGGCAACCGCATGCTGCACGGCTTCCTGAACGGCCTCGCGGACCATCTGACACCGGACGGTGAGGGCTGGCTGATCCTCTCCGACCTGGCGGAGCACCTCGGCCTGCGTCCGCACGCCGAACTCCTCGACGCCTTCACCAAGGCCGGCCTCACGGTCCTGGGCCGGCTCGACGTCACCCCGCGCCATCCGCGCGCCCGGGACACCTCCGACCCGCTCCACGTGGCCCGCGCCGCCGAGATCACGTCCCTGTGGCGCCTGGGCCTCGCGGACCGGACCGCCTCCGCCCCCTGA
- a CDS encoding TetR/AcrR family transcriptional regulator translates to MAPSSTSSTPARRPRADAERNRTRVLDAAREVFRARGDEAQMPEVARAAGVGIGTVYRHFPSRAALIAAVGEQRQAEIVEFGRSRCLPSAAAADGLAAYLAHIGEVLSAERGLSASIEAAFGSTEPTGEGRDRAETVAAELLARAKEEGTVRADAEVGDVVMIVCGLAAVIRHDAGDWRRYVRNACAGLRA, encoded by the coding sequence GTGGCACCCTCTTCGACCTCCTCCACGCCCGCGCGCAGACCGCGTGCCGACGCCGAGCGCAACCGCACCCGTGTCCTGGACGCCGCGCGGGAGGTGTTCCGCGCGCGGGGCGACGAGGCGCAGATGCCCGAGGTCGCCCGGGCCGCGGGGGTGGGGATCGGGACCGTCTACCGGCACTTCCCCAGCCGGGCGGCGCTGATCGCCGCCGTGGGCGAGCAACGCCAGGCGGAGATCGTGGAGTTCGGGCGCAGCCGCTGTCTGCCGAGCGCGGCGGCCGCCGACGGGCTGGCCGCGTATCTGGCGCACATCGGGGAGGTGCTCAGTGCCGAACGCGGGCTGTCCGCCTCGATCGAGGCGGCCTTCGGGTCCACCGAACCGACCGGCGAGGGGCGGGACCGGGCCGAGACGGTCGCGGCCGAGTTGCTCGCCCGTGCCAAGGAGGAGGGCACGGTGCGCGCGGATGCCGAGGTCGGTGATGTGGTGATGATCGTGTGCGGGCTGGCGGCGGTGATCCGTCACGACGCGGGGGACTGGCGCCGTTATGTGCGCAATGCCTGTGCGGGACTGCGGGCCTGA
- a CDS encoding cupin domain-containing protein — MPKERFLVLQPGERRPGRVPLPPGCDVKARTADTEGRLAILENQLDVDIPPHAHHHADEFVYVLDGAMEVDFDGTTHRLTPGMCALLPHGIPHALRNASQPPARCLQISAPGGWEEFVEDICEAGPAVRKGGHPDLDRLNEIGAKYGMEYHG; from the coding sequence ATGCCCAAGGAACGCTTTCTCGTACTTCAGCCGGGCGAACGGCGGCCGGGGCGCGTCCCCCTGCCGCCCGGATGCGACGTCAAGGCCCGCACCGCCGACACGGAGGGCCGGCTCGCCATCCTGGAGAACCAACTCGACGTCGACATCCCCCCGCACGCCCACCACCACGCCGATGAGTTCGTCTACGTCCTCGACGGCGCGATGGAGGTCGACTTCGACGGCACCACCCATCGCCTCACCCCCGGCATGTGCGCCCTGCTGCCGCACGGCATACCGCACGCCCTGCGCAATGCCTCCCAGCCGCCCGCCCGGTGTCTGCAGATCTCGGCGCCGGGCGGCTGGGAGGAGTTCGTGGAGGACATCTGCGAAGCCGGCCCGGCCGTAAGGAAGGGCGGCCACCCCGACCTCGACCGCCTCAACGAGATCGGCGCCAAGTACGGGATGGAGTACCACGGCTGA
- a CDS encoding nucleoside/nucleotide kinase family protein: protein MDPRHLFSRARQLAESATPARRRLLGITGPPGAGKSTLAAHVVAELAGQAALVPMDGFHLAEAELRRLGRTDRKGAPDTFDPAGYAALLARLRAPEPDSAVYAPAFDRRIEEPVAGSIPVAPHIPLIVTEGNYLLLDSAPWSRVRALLDEVWYVDLDTPERVRRLIDRHEHFGRPRADAERFVHASDEANARVVAATRDRADLVITFTPEEAPPPAGS from the coding sequence ATGGATCCCCGGCACCTCTTCTCCCGCGCCCGTCAGCTGGCCGAGTCCGCGACTCCCGCCCGGCGGCGACTGCTCGGCATCACCGGCCCGCCCGGTGCCGGCAAGTCCACCCTCGCCGCCCATGTGGTGGCGGAGCTGGCCGGGCAGGCGGCACTCGTCCCGATGGACGGCTTCCATCTCGCCGAGGCGGAGCTGCGCCGCCTGGGCCGTACGGACCGCAAGGGCGCGCCGGACACCTTCGATCCGGCCGGTTACGCGGCGCTGCTGGCGCGTCTGCGCGCACCGGAGCCGGACAGCGCCGTCTACGCCCCGGCGTTCGACCGCCGCATCGAGGAACCGGTCGCCGGCAGCATCCCGGTGGCACCGCACATCCCGCTCATCGTGACCGAGGGCAATTACCTCCTCCTCGACTCCGCCCCCTGGTCGCGGGTCCGGGCACTGCTCGACGAGGTCTGGTACGTGGACCTGGACACCCCGGAGCGGGTCCGGCGGCTGATCGACCGCCATGAGCACTTCGGGCGCCCGCGCGCCGACGCCGAGCGGTTCGTCCACGCCTCGGACGAGGCCAACGCCCGGGTGGTGGCGGCCACGCGCGACCGCGCCGACCTCGTCATCACCTTCACACCTGAAGAGGCCCCGCCGCCGGCAGGGTCATAA
- a CDS encoding MarR family winged helix-turn-helix transcriptional regulator — protein MRDTEGEGAGGPATTEDLLYDVIRRLWPLHRTVVRAVERELADTGMTAGEHALLDALRTEGPRTVPQLARSMGLDRQPVQRWVNHAAELGLVVTAPNPAHRRSPLIRLTGDGTAAIRGVQQFEATELRQRLADLPAEDVRTALHVLDRLGEEFRHLANGSRVQREETDSQGSRDSRGSEGSNGSNRRHGSAEGHDDRPAPPPLMHKGRSGE, from the coding sequence GTGAGGGATACCGAAGGGGAGGGCGCCGGGGGGCCGGCGACCACCGAAGATCTGCTGTACGACGTCATCCGACGCCTGTGGCCCCTGCACCGCACGGTCGTCCGCGCGGTGGAGCGCGAGCTCGCCGACACGGGCATGACCGCCGGCGAACACGCACTGCTGGACGCCCTGCGCACCGAAGGGCCGCGCACCGTCCCGCAGTTGGCGCGTTCGATGGGGCTCGACCGCCAGCCGGTGCAGCGCTGGGTGAACCACGCCGCGGAGCTGGGCCTGGTCGTCACGGCCCCGAACCCCGCCCACCGCCGCTCGCCCCTGATCCGGCTCACGGGCGACGGCACGGCGGCGATACGCGGGGTCCAGCAGTTCGAGGCGACGGAGCTGCGGCAGCGGCTTGCCGACCTGCCCGCCGAGGACGTCCGCACCGCGCTGCACGTACTCGACCGACTCGGCGAGGAATTCCGGCACCTGGCGAACGGCTCGCGCGTTCAACGGGAGGAAACCGACAGTCAGGGCAGTCGGGACAGTCGTGGCAGTGAAGGCAGTAACGGCAGCAACCGTCGTCACGGCAGCGCTGAAGGCCACGACGACAGACCCGCCCCGCCCCCTCTCATGCACAAAGGACGGTCAGGAGAATGA
- a CDS encoding alpha/beta fold hydrolase yields MTRRITAWSEIDNGIVPIDEGELFYETAGSGPAVVLLHGGMLDQHMWDEQFTWLVNSGLRAIRYDARGHGLSSTVTGDFAHHDDLCALLDALDVPSAVLVGLSHGARVALDAALAHPGRVTALALASPGISGRAFTDPFVLAHIKEQVAAIGAPDGAERYVEHFLRIWVDGPHREPSAVHPGFRERMRASAEANVEVHADGMGAGMPLEVGAADRLGEIRVPTVVFDGDLDSRDISTNAHAIALTVPGARRVRIPGAAHMVNLENTPLFDHELHAFLSSLDY; encoded by the coding sequence ATGACGCGGAGAATCACCGCCTGGTCCGAGATCGACAACGGCATCGTGCCGATCGACGAGGGCGAGCTGTTCTACGAGACGGCCGGCTCGGGCCCCGCGGTGGTGCTGCTGCACGGCGGCATGCTCGACCAGCACATGTGGGACGAGCAGTTCACCTGGCTGGTCAACTCCGGCCTGCGCGCGATCCGTTACGACGCCCGCGGCCATGGCCTGTCCTCCACCGTGACCGGCGACTTCGCCCACCACGACGACCTGTGTGCCCTGCTCGACGCACTCGATGTCCCCAGCGCCGTCCTCGTCGGTCTTTCCCACGGTGCACGGGTCGCGCTGGACGCCGCCCTCGCCCACCCCGGCCGGGTGACGGCCCTCGCGCTCGCCTCCCCGGGAATCAGCGGCCGGGCCTTCACCGACCCCTTCGTCCTGGCGCACATCAAGGAGCAGGTGGCCGCGATCGGCGCACCGGACGGCGCGGAGCGGTATGTCGAACACTTCCTGCGGATATGGGTGGACGGGCCGCATCGTGAGCCGTCCGCGGTGCACCCGGGATTCCGCGAACGGATGCGCGCCTCGGCCGAGGCCAATGTGGAGGTCCATGCCGACGGCATGGGCGCCGGTATGCCCCTCGAAGTCGGCGCCGCCGACCGCCTCGGGGAGATCCGGGTGCCGACGGTCGTGTTCGACGGCGACCTCGACAGCCGGGACATCTCCACCAATGCCCATGCGATAGCCCTGACCGTCCCGGGCGCCCGAAGGGTCCGAATACCGGGTGCGGCCCATATGGTCAACCTGGAGAACACCCCGCTCTTCGACCACGAACTGCACGCGTTCCTCTCGTCGCTGGACTACTGA
- a CDS encoding VOC family protein, which translates to MSVRRLNHAVLNVRDVTRSVAFYTEALGLTVDVEIPGRAAFLSAPGSLNDHDLGLFAVAPDAPGPEAGRVGLYHLAWEVGTLRELVAARTRLVERGALVGSTDHLVAKSLYAKDPDGNEFEVMWRVPREDWPGPDQPDRLLPLDLAAALEQWGPDRETGAAAGSAT; encoded by the coding sequence ATGTCCGTACGACGTCTGAACCACGCGGTGCTCAACGTCCGCGATGTGACACGGTCAGTGGCGTTCTACACCGAGGCCCTCGGGCTGACGGTGGATGTCGAGATACCGGGGCGGGCGGCGTTCCTCAGCGCTCCCGGCTCGCTCAACGATCACGATCTGGGGCTCTTCGCGGTGGCGCCTGATGCGCCGGGGCCCGAGGCCGGGCGGGTCGGGCTGTATCACCTGGCCTGGGAGGTCGGCACGCTCCGCGAACTCGTCGCGGCCCGCACCCGGCTCGTCGAGCGCGGCGCCCTGGTGGGATCGACCGATCACCTCGTCGCCAAGTCGCTGTACGCCAAGGACCCGGACGGCAACGAGTTCGAGGTGATGTGGCGGGTCCCGCGGGAGGACTGGCCGGGCCCGGACCAGCCGGACCGGTTGCTGCCGCTCGATCTGGCGGCGGCGCTGGAGCAGTGGGGGCCGGACCGGGAGACGGGCGCCGCGGCGGGCTCGGCGACCTGA
- a CDS encoding DoxX family protein, with the protein MTSPLGTLASSRLDIPTRHAPSPAGYDTGLLLLRLALGLTMAAHGAQKLFGWFGGPGLDGTGQFFTMSGYPAGRMMAVVAGLSETLGGLGLAVGLLTPLAAAAVVGTMINALAVKWGGGFFAPKGVEYELLLTAGAAALALTGPGRYAVDRLLPVLRSHRTVRGVIALVLGVVLAGGVLLVRK; encoded by the coding sequence ATGACGTCCCCCCTCGGCACTCTCGCGTCCTCCCGCCTCGACATCCCCACCCGCCACGCCCCCTCTCCGGCCGGCTACGACACCGGGCTCCTTCTGCTGCGCCTCGCGCTCGGACTGACCATGGCGGCCCACGGTGCCCAGAAGCTGTTCGGCTGGTTCGGCGGGCCGGGGCTGGACGGGACCGGGCAGTTCTTCACGATGAGCGGCTATCCGGCGGGCCGGATGATGGCCGTCGTCGCCGGGCTGAGCGAGACGCTCGGCGGGCTCGGGCTGGCGGTCGGGCTGCTCACGCCGCTGGCCGCGGCCGCGGTCGTCGGCACGATGATCAACGCCCTTGCGGTGAAGTGGGGCGGTGGCTTCTTCGCGCCCAAGGGCGTGGAGTACGAGCTGCTGCTGACCGCCGGTGCGGCGGCCCTGGCACTGACCGGGCCCGGTCGCTACGCCGTCGACCGTCTGCTGCCGGTTCTGCGCTCCCATCGGACGGTCCGCGGCGTGATCGCGCTGGTGCTGGGTGTGGTGCTGGCGGGCGGGGTGCTGCTGGTACGGAAGTGA
- a CDS encoding enoyl-CoA hydratase/isomerase family protein → MTAVPAPDISIATFRSGAVAEIRIGDGSRRNALPGAAWARLARQVGELGACRSLRVLVIRGHGDTFCAGSDLTDWVDAEPGYVEESFAHMEEAFSAIEDCPVPVIAEIHGVAAGAGCQLALACDLRLMADSARIGMPIARLGILASPAFAARMVAVAGPSVARELLYTGRLVDARTAVALGLADHQVPAAQLTDRTGRLTAAIAEQPPAAIRAAKLAVGAVLGPQRTATAVNPRPAVARSHFGPAIAAFLGPSAAAAPDPPLAP, encoded by the coding sequence GTGACCGCCGTACCCGCTCCCGACATCAGCATCGCGACGTTCCGGTCCGGGGCGGTCGCCGAGATCCGGATCGGTGACGGCAGCCGGCGCAACGCCCTCCCCGGCGCGGCCTGGGCGCGGCTGGCCCGGCAGGTCGGGGAACTCGGCGCCTGCCGGTCGTTGCGGGTGCTGGTGATCCGCGGGCACGGGGACACGTTCTGCGCCGGCTCCGACCTGACCGACTGGGTGGACGCGGAACCCGGCTACGTCGAGGAGTCCTTCGCGCACATGGAAGAGGCGTTCTCCGCGATCGAGGACTGTCCCGTTCCGGTGATCGCTGAGATCCACGGGGTCGCCGCCGGAGCGGGGTGTCAGCTCGCCCTCGCCTGTGACCTGCGGCTGATGGCGGATTCCGCCCGGATCGGGATGCCGATCGCCCGGCTCGGCATCCTCGCCAGCCCCGCCTTCGCCGCCCGCATGGTCGCCGTGGCCGGACCGTCCGTGGCACGGGAGTTGCTCTACACCGGCCGGCTGGTCGACGCCCGCACGGCGGTGGCGCTCGGACTGGCCGATCACCAGGTGCCCGCGGCGCAACTCACCGACCGCACCGGCCGGCTCACCGCTGCCATCGCCGAGCAGCCGCCGGCGGCGATCCGCGCCGCCAAGCTGGCGGTCGGCGCCGTGCTGGGGCCGCAGCGGACGGCCACCGCCGTCAATCCGCGGCCGGCGGTGGCGCGGTCGCACTTCGGTCCGGCGATCGCGGCCTTCCTCGGGCCGTCGGCGGCAGCCGCACCGGATCCGCCCCTCGCGCCCTGA